One stretch of Chitinophaga pendula DNA includes these proteins:
- a CDS encoding CAP domain-containing protein produces MYILKNQKSLFVLLFTFVALQVTACTRSAVPRRDSSSAGGNLEEQILYYTNKFRKSKGLAPLEMNVTINQQAEQHSRDMASGRTGFGHEGFEERVDVVTKKMGRVAAAAENVAYGSLDAEAVVNGWIKSPGHRKNMLGNYNLIGIGAAKKGKITFFTQVFIKK; encoded by the coding sequence ATGTATATCTTGAAAAATCAAAAGAGCCTGTTTGTATTATTGTTCACGTTCGTCGCCTTACAGGTTACCGCTTGTACAAGGTCGGCAGTACCACGCCGTGACAGCAGCAGCGCAGGAGGCAATCTGGAAGAACAGATCCTCTATTACACCAACAAATTTAGGAAGTCCAAAGGATTAGCGCCATTGGAAATGAATGTAACGATCAATCAGCAGGCCGAGCAGCATAGCCGCGATATGGCCAGCGGCCGTACCGGTTTCGGACACGAAGGATTTGAAGAGCGGGTAGATGTGGTAACCAAAAAAATGGGTAGGGTAGCGGCGGCTGCAGAGAATGTAGCCTATGGCAGCCTCGATGCCGAAGCCGTGGTGAACGGCTGGATCAAAAGTCCCGGCCATCGTAAGAACATGCTGGGCAATTACAACCTGATCGGCATAGGAGCGGCGAAAAAGGGGAAGATCACTTTCTTTACACAGGTATTTATCAAAAAATAG
- a CDS encoding ABC transporter ATP-binding protein: protein MEKKKMIEVKELVKKYGDFTAVKGISFDVYENEIFGLLGPNGAGKSTTLEIIETLREKTSGMVIVNGLDLDKDPDSIKEIIGVQLQSSGYYPNLNLVQLIALFGGLYNQPVDPITLLRRFNLEDKAKSKYKELSGGQKQRFSIATTLINKPRIIFLDEPTTGLDPQARRNLWDLIQQVRAQGTTVVITTHYMDEAEFLCDRCAIVDSGRIIAIDSPDTLIDNLVASGFERKKEVKQANLEDVFIHLTGKDLREA, encoded by the coding sequence ATGGAAAAGAAGAAGATGATCGAAGTAAAGGAACTGGTGAAAAAATACGGTGACTTCACAGCTGTTAAAGGGATCAGTTTTGATGTGTATGAGAATGAGATATTCGGGTTGTTAGGACCTAACGGCGCGGGTAAATCCACGACGCTGGAGATCATCGAAACACTGCGTGAGAAAACTTCCGGTATGGTGATCGTCAACGGCCTGGACCTGGACAAAGATCCGGATAGCATCAAAGAGATCATCGGGGTGCAACTGCAGAGCTCTGGTTATTATCCTAACCTCAACTTGGTACAGCTGATCGCTTTGTTTGGCGGTTTATATAATCAGCCGGTAGATCCGATAACCTTGTTGCGCCGTTTCAACCTGGAGGACAAAGCCAAATCCAAGTATAAAGAGCTGTCCGGCGGACAAAAACAGCGTTTCTCCATTGCTACGACGCTGATCAACAAGCCTCGTATTATCTTCCTCGACGAGCCGACTACCGGGCTCGATCCGCAAGCCAGACGCAACCTCTGGGATCTCATCCAGCAGGTACGTGCACAGGGTACTACGGTGGTGATCACCACACACTATATGGATGAAGCGGAGTTCCTTTGTGATCGCTGTGCGATCGTCGACAGCGGGCGTATCATCGCGATCGACTCGCCGGATACACTGATCGACAACCTGGTGGCCAGTGGTTTCGAACGAAAAAAAGAAGTAAAACAGGCCAACCTGGAAGATGTCTTCATACACCTGACGGGCAAGGACCTGAGAGAAGCATAA
- a CDS encoding YfiT family bacillithiol transferase: protein MDPLYDLKFPIGQYEPPAVFTDEILKSYINEIKVLPTLIELEVQQLDAHQLDTPYRPDGWTVAQVVHHVPDSHLNAYTRFKLALTEEAPLIRPYNEAAWALLPDVSNTPVNVSLTLLHALHTRWTNLLDSLTEEQWARAYIHPEHGRSFDLRTAAGMYAWHGKHHLAHITRLKDRNNWY from the coding sequence ATGGACCCGCTATACGACCTCAAGTTTCCGATCGGCCAGTATGAGCCGCCAGCAGTGTTTACTGACGAGATATTGAAGAGTTATATCAACGAGATCAAGGTGCTGCCTACGCTGATCGAGCTGGAAGTGCAGCAACTGGATGCACATCAGCTGGACACACCTTACCGGCCGGATGGCTGGACCGTTGCGCAGGTCGTACATCATGTGCCCGACAGCCATTTAAATGCTTATACCCGTTTTAAGCTGGCCCTTACAGAAGAAGCACCGTTGATCCGCCCTTATAATGAAGCCGCCTGGGCTTTGTTGCCGGATGTGAGTAACACGCCTGTCAACGTGAGCTTGACCTTATTGCATGCCTTACATACCCGCTGGACGAACCTGCTGGATTCCCTCACCGAAGAGCAATGGGCACGTGCCTACATACATCCTGAACATGGCCGCTCTTTTGACCTGCGCACCGCAGCAGGGATGTATGCCTGGCATGGTAAACACCATCTGGCACACATTACGCGCCTGAAAGATCGTAACAACTGGTATTAA
- a CDS encoding NUDIX hydrolase translates to MSLEWKVLSSTYLHRDTWLTARQDSCVMPSGKLVEKYYVLEYANWVNGVAITEEGKIILIRQYRHGTGKVLLEIPAGAMDPTDPSPEFAMRRELLEETGYDFADITLLGTICPNPASSNNYAHMFLATGGKKVQEQDLDDTEEIEILLMDREEVMTLLRNKEIMQSLHISCLFYAFLHLGWLQ, encoded by the coding sequence ATGTCTTTAGAGTGGAAAGTGCTGAGTTCAACCTATTTACACCGCGATACCTGGTTGACCGCCCGGCAGGACAGCTGTGTGATGCCGAGTGGTAAGCTGGTGGAAAAATACTATGTACTGGAATATGCCAACTGGGTAAATGGAGTGGCTATTACAGAAGAAGGAAAGATCATCCTGATACGGCAGTACCGACATGGTACCGGTAAGGTGCTGCTGGAGATACCGGCGGGCGCTATGGACCCTACGGACCCTTCACCGGAGTTTGCGATGCGGCGGGAGCTGCTGGAAGAAACCGGTTATGATTTTGCCGACATAACATTACTGGGTACTATCTGTCCTAATCCGGCATCGAGCAATAACTATGCACATATGTTCCTGGCGACAGGAGGAAAGAAGGTACAAGAGCAGGACCTGGATGACACGGAAGAGATCGAAATCCTGCTGATGGACCGGGAAGAGGTGATGACGCTGTTGCGTAATAAGGAGATCATGCAAAGCCTGCATATTTCCTGCTTGTTCTATGCCTTTTTACATTTAGGCTGGCTGCAATAG
- a CDS encoding bifunctional folylpolyglutamate synthase/dihydrofolate synthase, which translates to MDQTLYQQTLDYLYQQLPMFTRIGDAALKKDLDNTLELCKRLGDPHKKFKSIHVAGTNGKGSTSHMLAAIFQQAGYKTGLYTSPHLLDFRERIRVNGQMTPESFVIEFTEQMRSAMEEIQPSFFEMTVAMAFQYFALEQVDIAIIEVGLGGRLDSTNVITPELSVITNISYDHMHLLGDTLPAIAREKAGIIKPGIPVVIGETQSETTAVFLETAAGNNAPITFADQQWLVQSTQLDTSSMQLSLLHTASQQVWPVSLDLNGQYQEKNLMTVLSAAKQMQQLGWELSEAAILEALRHVKKLTGLRGRWEVISQHPLTVFDVGHNQAGIGEIVQQLRHQTYRQLHIVTGFVKDKEVEKVLPLFPQTAHYYFCKAQIPRALDEQELFRLATAHGLKGHAYATVQEAFYAAKQQAHPEDMILVCGSFFIVAEVL; encoded by the coding sequence ATGGATCAGACGCTTTATCAACAGACGCTGGACTACCTGTACCAGCAGTTACCCATGTTCACCAGGATCGGCGATGCCGCTTTGAAAAAAGACCTCGACAACACCCTCGAGCTATGCAAACGCCTGGGCGATCCTCACAAAAAATTCAAATCCATCCATGTAGCCGGTACCAACGGGAAAGGCTCTACCAGCCATATGCTGGCAGCCATCTTTCAGCAGGCAGGCTACAAAACAGGGCTCTATACTTCCCCGCACCTGCTCGACTTCCGTGAGCGTATCCGTGTAAACGGACAGATGACGCCAGAAAGTTTCGTCATCGAATTCACCGAACAGATGCGCAGCGCAATGGAAGAGATACAACCGTCGTTCTTCGAAATGACCGTGGCCATGGCCTTCCAGTACTTCGCTCTCGAACAGGTAGACATCGCCATCATCGAAGTAGGCCTGGGTGGCCGCCTGGACAGCACCAACGTCATCACACCCGAACTGTCCGTTATCACCAACATCAGCTACGATCATATGCACCTGCTGGGCGATACCCTTCCTGCCATCGCCCGCGAAAAAGCAGGTATCATCAAACCTGGTATCCCCGTCGTGATAGGAGAAACACAGTCCGAAACAACAGCAGTCTTCCTCGAAACCGCCGCCGGCAATAACGCACCTATCACCTTTGCCGATCAGCAATGGCTGGTACAAAGCACCCAACTCGATACCAGCAGCATGCAGCTGTCATTGCTGCATACCGCCAGCCAGCAGGTATGGCCGGTGTCGCTGGATCTCAACGGTCAATACCAGGAGAAGAACCTCATGACCGTACTCAGCGCCGCCAAACAAATGCAGCAATTGGGCTGGGAACTCAGCGAAGCAGCTATCCTGGAAGCACTGCGTCATGTCAAAAAATTAACCGGCCTCAGAGGACGCTGGGAAGTAATCAGCCAGCATCCGCTCACCGTATTCGATGTAGGACATAACCAGGCAGGCATCGGTGAGATCGTACAGCAACTACGCCACCAGACCTACCGGCAGCTGCATATCGTAACCGGATTCGTAAAAGATAAAGAAGTGGAAAAAGTGCTGCCTTTGTTTCCGCAGACAGCACACTATTATTTCTGTAAGGCGCAGATACCGCGTGCACTCGACGAACAGGAGCTGTTCCGCCTCGCCACCGCACATGGCCTGAAAGGACATGCCTATGCCACCGTACAGGAAGCTTTTTATGCCGCCAAACAACAAGCGCATCCCGAAGATATGATACTGGTATGTGGCAGCTTTTTCATCGTTGCAGAAGTATTGTAA